Proteins co-encoded in one Ruegeria pomeroyi DSS-3 genomic window:
- a CDS encoding glycosyltransferase family 2 protein, with protein sequence MRSLAVLTVRNEAAFLLEWLAHHQALGFTDFLIFSNDCQDGTDQMLDRLAEMGQLVHLRNDGPYDKGGIQFTALKAAARHKLVKQADWILPLDVDEFVNIHVGDGSLSALYEALPHATAITLTWRLFGNSDTPRYVDAPITEQFTRCAPEIMYWPWRASMFKTLYRNDGTYRKLGVHRPRSPVPERLETSHWYDGHGRPLEEMFRENRIFSSYGRPNYGLVQLNHYPLGSMESFVLKADRGRAVHSEHMLDVDYWVERNFNTDSDDSILRYGERSAPLRQALLADRKLARLHQRAVEWRQKRFTELMKQEPYRALFARLLMTPPSRLISAASARTLVGFANLGRMETADDGPENDPKPA encoded by the coding sequence ATGCGCAGTCTGGCGGTTCTGACGGTTCGCAACGAGGCAGCGTTTCTGCTGGAATGGCTGGCCCATCACCAGGCCCTGGGATTCACAGATTTCCTTATCTTTTCAAATGACTGTCAGGATGGCACCGACCAGATGCTGGACCGTCTGGCGGAAATGGGCCAACTGGTCCATCTGCGCAATGACGGTCCCTATGACAAGGGCGGCATCCAGTTCACCGCGCTCAAGGCCGCCGCGCGCCACAAGCTGGTGAAACAGGCCGACTGGATCCTGCCGCTGGATGTGGACGAATTCGTCAATATCCACGTCGGCGATGGCAGCCTGTCCGCCCTGTACGAGGCCCTGCCACACGCCACCGCGATCACGCTGACCTGGCGCTTGTTCGGCAATTCTGACACGCCGCGCTATGTCGATGCGCCGATAACCGAGCAATTCACCCGATGCGCGCCCGAGATCATGTACTGGCCCTGGCGCGCCTCGATGTTCAAGACGCTTTATCGCAACGACGGCACCTATCGCAAACTGGGGGTGCACCGCCCGCGCAGCCCGGTGCCCGAACGGCTGGAAACCTCGCACTGGTATGACGGGCATGGCCGCCCGCTTGAGGAGATGTTCCGCGAGAACCGCATCTTCTCCAGTTATGGCCGCCCCAATTACGGGCTGGTGCAGCTGAACCACTATCCGCTGGGTTCAATGGAAAGCTTTGTGCTCAAGGCCGATCGCGGCCGCGCCGTGCATTCCGAACACATGCTGGACGTGGATTACTGGGTCGAGCGCAATTTCAACACCGACAGTGACGATTCGATCCTGCGCTATGGTGAGCGCAGCGCACCGTTGCGCCAGGCCCTGTTGGCCGACCGCAAGCTGGCCCGGCTGCATCAGCGTGCGGTGGAATGGCGCCAGAAACGCTTTACCGAGTTGATGAAGCAGGAACCCTATCGGGCGCTGTTCGCCCGGTTGCTGATGACGCCGCCCTCGCGCCTGATCAGCGCCGCCTCGGCCCGCACGCTGGTGGGTTTCGCCAATCTGGGCCGCATGGAAACCGCCGACGACGGTCCGGAAAACGACCCGAAACCGGCCTGA
- a CDS encoding SRPBCC family protein — translation MRRTLTLDHIYDADPDRLFRLVTDLDTLDAVIHPWMRLDHLPSGPVHQGQVIDVDLSLLGLFPSQPYRMEVTLYDATTRRMVSEESGHGLRRLIHTLEVLPAGAGARLIDRIEVEAGWLTPLLLFWLRITHAWRHHVRKRLLRAQA, via the coding sequence ATGCGCCGGACTCTGACACTCGATCATATCTACGATGCCGATCCCGATCGGTTGTTTCGCCTCGTCACTGATCTGGACACGCTGGATGCGGTGATTCACCCCTGGATGCGGCTGGATCATCTGCCCTCGGGCCCGGTGCATCAGGGGCAGGTGATCGATGTCGATCTGTCGCTGCTGGGCCTTTTCCCGTCACAGCCCTATCGGATGGAGGTCACCCTGTATGATGCCACCACCCGGCGTATGGTGTCCGAGGAATCGGGCCATGGGTTGCGGCGCCTGATACATACGTTGGAGGTGCTCCCCGCCGGGGCGGGGGCGCGGCTGATCGACCGGATCGAGGTCGAGGCCGGCTGGCTGACACCGCTGCTCTTGTTCTGGCTGCGGATCACCCATGCCTGGCGCCATCACGTGCGCAAGCGGTTGTTGCGGGCTCAGGCCTGA
- the pyrC gene encoding dihydroorotase: protein MTQSLTIRRPDDWHLHLRDGAMLAAVLPETARHFARAIVMPNLVPPVVTGAQAAAYRDRILATLPKGMNFEPLMTLYLTEQTDPDDLAAAHTSGLITSVKLYPAGATTNSASGVKDFDKVRPVLERMAEIGCPLCVHGEVTDREIDIFDREAVFIDRVLDPIRRATPGLRVIMEHITTKDGADYVAANPEGLGATITVQHLMFDRNDMLVGGMRPHYYCLPILKRRHHREALVAAATSGDARYFLGTDSAPHPTHAKEAECCAAGCFTAPIALSCLAHVFEEAGALDKLEGFTSLNGPAFYGLPVNADTITLSKADPLDIPKTLPAGEHTVTVFDPGVPLHWRVTR, encoded by the coding sequence ATGACCCAGAGCCTCACGATCCGCCGCCCCGACGACTGGCACCTGCATCTGCGCGACGGCGCCATGCTGGCCGCCGTCCTGCCCGAAACCGCGCGCCATTTCGCTCGCGCCATCGTCATGCCGAACCTGGTACCGCCGGTGGTGACCGGGGCGCAGGCGGCCGCCTATCGCGACCGGATCCTGGCGACGCTGCCCAAGGGCATGAATTTCGAACCGCTGATGACGCTCTACCTGACCGAGCAGACCGATCCCGACGATCTGGCCGCGGCGCACACCAGCGGGCTGATCACCTCGGTCAAGCTCTACCCGGCGGGCGCCACCACCAATTCCGCGAGCGGCGTGAAGGATTTTGACAAGGTACGTCCGGTGCTCGAACGCATGGCCGAAATCGGCTGTCCACTCTGCGTACATGGCGAGGTCACGGATCGCGAGATCGACATTTTCGACCGCGAGGCGGTGTTCATCGACCGGGTGCTTGACCCGATCCGCCGCGCGACACCGGGGCTGCGCGTGATCATGGAGCATATCACCACAAAGGATGGGGCCGATTACGTAGCCGCCAACCCCGAGGGTCTGGGGGCGACGATCACCGTCCAGCACCTGATGTTCGACCGCAATGACATGCTGGTGGGCGGCATGCGCCCGCATTACTACTGCCTGCCGATCCTCAAGCGCCGCCATCACCGCGAGGCGCTGGTCGCCGCCGCCACGTCGGGCGATGCGCGGTACTTCCTTGGCACCGACAGCGCGCCCCATCCGACCCACGCCAAAGAGGCCGAATGCTGCGCCGCGGGCTGTTTTACCGCGCCAATCGCGCTGTCCTGCCTTGCCCATGTGTTCGAGGAAGCGGGTGCATTGGACAAGCTGGAAGGCTTCACCTCGCTGAACGGTCCCGCCTTTTATGGCCTGCCTGTCAATGCCGACACGATCACGCTCAGCAAGGCCGACCCGCTTGACATCCCCAAGACCCTGCCCGCCGGAGAGCATACCGTCACCGTGTTCGATCCCGGTGTCCCACTGCATTGGAGGGTGACGAGGTAA